A portion of the Octadecabacter sp. SW4 genome contains these proteins:
- a CDS encoding site-2 protease family protein: protein MMMGWRGGKAVGTGVASVAALFVVCIWLGLFSEWAILGAAAQAISLEGLATFALLSPFLKLPHELGHALVARRCHVPLRRAGIIFVGLFPLPFVDTSAADICANRAQRIRISLAGIFVDLLIAMLAFVVVSVGGDIL from the coding sequence ATGATGATGGGCTGGCGCGGTGGCAAGGCGGTTGGCACTGGCGTGGCCAGTGTTGCCGCGTTGTTTGTCGTCTGCATCTGGCTTGGTCTGTTCAGCGAATGGGCGATCCTTGGGGCCGCGGCGCAGGCCATTTCGCTGGAGGGACTGGCGACTTTCGCGCTGTTGTCGCCGTTTCTGAAACTCCCTCACGAGCTTGGGCATGCCTTGGTGGCGCGGCGCTGTCATGTGCCGTTGCGCCGTGCGGGGATCATTTTTGTCGGGTTGTTTCCTTTGCCGTTCGTGGACACCTCGGCGGCAGATATTTGCGCCAACCGCGCCCAGCGTATCCGTATCAGCCTTGCGGGTATCTTTGTCGACCTGTTGATCGCCATGCTCGCCTTTGTGGTGGTATCTGTTGGAGGGGACATTCTTTAA
- a CDS encoding HlyD family efflux transporter periplasmic adaptor subunit, with product MSNFAQARPSQSVTIALPFGAFLEDTLVRPGDVLQSGEIAAILRSPEIENGIVEQTVTHSLELINAQDALNTGNLGEFQLAEKRAEIALLRRDQLQSQQQQLTVTAPSESRVVTALPQGERGNFLPTGSPVVALQPMSGFDVLIDVAPSDAALIEVGQTGHVFFRGLSDETFPLEVVSAPTQTTNPDTGETRTQVRARLMEAGQADLLVGLSGFARLEIRTAPRIVGLTRPLVDYMRLLAWKTLGFTF from the coding sequence GTGTCCAATTTCGCCCAAGCGCGGCCCAGTCAATCGGTTACGATCGCACTGCCGTTCGGCGCGTTTCTGGAAGACACTCTTGTGCGTCCTGGTGATGTTTTGCAGAGCGGTGAAATCGCGGCAATCCTGCGGTCTCCTGAAATTGAAAACGGCATCGTCGAACAAACCGTCACTCACAGTCTGGAATTGATCAATGCCCAAGACGCCCTGAACACAGGCAACCTTGGCGAATTCCAACTGGCCGAAAAGCGTGCCGAAATCGCGTTGCTACGGCGCGATCAATTGCAAAGCCAGCAACAGCAATTGACCGTCACAGCGCCGAGCGAAAGCCGTGTTGTCACAGCCCTACCACAGGGAGAACGGGGCAATTTCCTGCCCACAGGGTCACCCGTTGTGGCATTGCAGCCGATGTCAGGATTTGATGTGTTGATCGATGTCGCCCCCTCGGACGCCGCATTGATTGAGGTCGGTCAAACCGGTCATGTCTTTTTTCGCGGGTTAAGCGATGAGACCTTCCCGCTTGAGGTCGTCAGCGCGCCAACGCAAACCACAAACCCCGATACCGGCGAAACCCGCACTCAAGTGCGCGCGCGCCTGATGGAGGCCGGGCAGGCCGATCTGTTGGTCGGACTGTCGGGCTTTGCGAGACTTGAAATCCGTACTGCCCCGCGCATCGTCGGGCTGACACGACCCTTGGTCGATTACATGAGGCTTCTGGCTTGGAAGACACTTGGCTTCACTTTCTGA
- a CDS encoding calcium-binding protein: MGDSGQISITLGVDGSQVVSLVSDPVVVGNNDGIDQITAGSSDDFIVLGGGGDIADLGDGVTYVLASSGSLNTTTSADGRLTVQITSADIVPGATDGDDTVTAGLGDDFVVLGLGSDTADLGDGTVHVIGGEGTLTYESTADGERVLDLTSQLPVLSDLDGNERIIAGNGDDFIILGLGDDYVETGDGDNRVIADQGRLTLDTGAGTETLTFLSPELGGDDTVFGGAGDDQVLLSQGDDFAETFGGNDLVAGDNATITRDEVANLHTMVADTAPFGGDDEIIAGDGNDLIVGSFGADEIETGIGDDFALGDLGTLTFRNETDVETLDYTSTDVGGDDVITATGTGSNILIGQFGTDIITGGDEDDVLIGDLSELQLSSFADVLPGQSHVERIMSVTSIAPEFGFDDTLIGAGGNDVLVGGFGADSLLGGEGQDFLFGDMVDVTRDYDPDTQIETIDFETNFAFETGGVDVMDGQAGGDVVVGGLGADLFFGNTETDILAGDAFTAKFITFLPEGLVGPSLNGFWRRPISPRSRLLMC, encoded by the coding sequence ATGGGTGATTCAGGGCAGATCAGCATCACCCTTGGCGTTGATGGATCACAGGTGGTGTCTTTGGTGTCTGATCCGGTCGTTGTGGGCAACAACGACGGGATCGACCAGATCACCGCAGGCAGCAGCGACGACTTTATCGTGCTGGGTGGCGGCGGTGATATTGCCGATCTTGGCGATGGCGTAACCTATGTGCTGGCCTCATCTGGGTCACTGAACACGACCACATCCGCCGATGGTCGCCTGACTGTGCAGATCACGTCCGCTGATATTGTGCCGGGTGCCACAGACGGCGATGACACCGTCACCGCGGGTCTGGGCGATGATTTCGTGGTGCTCGGTCTTGGGTCTGACACGGCTGATCTGGGCGACGGCACAGTGCATGTGATCGGCGGCGAAGGCACGCTGACGTATGAAAGCACGGCGGACGGTGAACGGGTTCTGGATCTGACCAGCCAGCTTCCTGTCCTCAGTGATCTGGACGGAAACGAACGCATTATCGCAGGCAACGGGGATGATTTTATCATCCTTGGCCTTGGCGATGACTACGTTGAAACAGGCGACGGCGACAACCGCGTGATTGCCGACCAAGGTCGGTTGACACTGGACACTGGCGCGGGCACCGAAACGCTCACCTTCCTGTCACCTGAACTCGGCGGGGATGACACGGTGTTTGGCGGCGCAGGAGATGACCAAGTGCTTCTGAGCCAAGGCGATGACTTCGCCGAAACCTTTGGGGGCAACGATTTGGTCGCAGGGGACAATGCGACGATCACCCGCGACGAAGTGGCGAACCTGCACACAATGGTGGCCGACACGGCCCCGTTTGGCGGTGATGACGAAATTATCGCAGGCGACGGCAATGACCTCATTGTTGGCTCTTTCGGGGCGGATGAGATTGAGACGGGGATCGGCGACGATTTTGCCCTTGGCGATCTTGGCACCCTGACGTTCCGCAATGAAACGGACGTTGAAACGCTCGACTATACCAGCACCGATGTGGGTGGTGATGATGTCATCACCGCGACGGGCACGGGGTCTAACATTCTGATCGGTCAGTTTGGGACAGACATCATCACGGGTGGCGACGAAGATGACGTGCTGATCGGTGATCTCAGCGAATTGCAGCTCAGCAGTTTTGCCGATGTTTTGCCTGGTCAAAGCCATGTGGAGCGGATCATGTCCGTAACATCAATCGCGCCGGAATTCGGATTTGACGACACGCTAATCGGTGCGGGTGGCAACGATGTACTGGTCGGCGGATTTGGCGCGGACAGTCTTTTGGGCGGCGAAGGTCAGGACTTCCTGTTCGGGGATATGGTCGATGTGACCCGCGACTATGACCCCGACACGCAGATCGAAACGATCGATTTTGAAACCAACTTCGCCTTTGAAACCGGCGGTGTGGACGTCATGGATGGCCAAGCAGGGGGCGATGTTGTGGTCGGTGGCCTTGGCGCTGATCTGTTCTTTGGCAACACAGAGACTGATATCCTTGCGGGGGATGCGTTCACGGCGAAATTCATCACGTTCTTGCCTGAAGGTCTTGTCGGCCCTTCCCTGAACGGCTTTTGGAGGAGGCCAATTTCGCCGCGTTCTCGCCTGTTGATGTGCTGA